In Natranaeroarchaeum aerophilus, one genomic interval encodes:
- a CDS encoding pentapeptide repeat-containing protein: MKANNQSSMPDCSFNPRPEDVPNGYSNKCPLSAWEESSEGHCILHAELEPKPHTLINQALSEHSSPVVNANLTGIDDGSDLDFSDAQLPGANFSNSSLRSVSFEGALLKEAKFVESDLNSAEFTNGADLTSANFTGSNCLRTNFSKSTIEFTDFNNAIIIGANLSYVKGSRSEFIDAEIVDADFFQSDLKNVDFAGAEIRECRFQASDLSGAKFPGATLNESSLVDTNLTETRLANATLDERNDYGERLLLEYQADREAEPEWLIECFNLPRVEELGIGVKSERPLGNKKSSRTASDTAPDSPFEEVYERDYWWFQCRVLALARFPQRLCTQIKRLWSCLPYISSNDTSTQHRLLINAENTYSELKSAYRGSAWSSLARRFNIREKEARKKRVSPLRAWFRDALLYRVMRHGESPGQVLKVGLTLWILSTALFLHFGIRTNTGTVIQLNLFGKLDIELLVRSLLFTLRRIFTFSSGGYELIRGELWATTLSIVGALLQAVLIFTLGRRAVA; the protein is encoded by the coding sequence ATGAAAGCTAATAACCAGTCCTCTATGCCAGATTGCTCATTTAATCCAAGGCCGGAGGATGTTCCAAACGGCTATAGCAATAAGTGCCCGCTAAGTGCTTGGGAAGAATCATCTGAGGGGCATTGTATTCTACATGCTGAGTTGGAACCCAAACCGCACACATTGATTAATCAAGCACTATCTGAGCACTCAAGTCCAGTTGTAAATGCAAATCTGACTGGAATTGATGACGGATCTGATCTAGATTTCTCCGATGCCCAGCTTCCAGGCGCAAACTTTTCGAACTCATCTCTTAGGAGCGTTAGTTTCGAGGGGGCCTTACTGAAGGAGGCTAAATTTGTTGAATCAGATTTAAACAGTGCTGAATTCACTAATGGAGCAGATTTAACTAGTGCTAATTTCACTGGCTCAAATTGTTTGCGAACTAATTTTTCCAAAAGTACTATTGAGTTCACCGATTTTAACAACGCGATAATAATTGGTGCCAACCTGTCTTATGTAAAGGGTTCGAGATCCGAGTTCATAGATGCCGAAATTGTGGACGCTGACTTCTTCCAGAGTGATTTAAAGAATGTAGATTTTGCGGGTGCCGAGATCCGTGAATGTAGGTTTCAAGCTTCGGACCTAAGTGGCGCAAAATTCCCTGGAGCAACATTGAATGAGTCCAGCTTGGTAGACACTAACTTAACCGAGACTCGGCTTGCGAATGCGACTCTTGACGAACGAAATGACTACGGGGAACGTTTGCTGTTAGAGTATCAGGCCGACAGAGAAGCCGAGCCGGAATGGCTGATAGAGTGTTTTAACCTACCACGAGTGGAGGAATTAGGTATCGGTGTGAAATCGGAACGCCCTCTTGGAAATAAGAAATCAAGTCGGACTGCATCGGACACAGCTCCAGACTCACCGTTCGAAGAAGTCTATGAACGCGATTATTGGTGGTTCCAATGTCGCGTTCTAGCCTTAGCTCGATTCCCTCAAAGACTTTGTACTCAGATCAAGCGATTGTGGTCCTGTCTCCCATACATCTCCAGTAATGATACATCAACTCAACATCGTTTACTAATCAATGCCGAAAACACGTATTCAGAACTCAAATCCGCCTACCGAGGTAGCGCATGGTCCAGTCTTGCACGACGATTCAATATCCGAGAAAAAGAAGCCAGAAAAAAGAGAGTATCCCCTCTAAGAGCCTGGTTTAGAGACGCACTATTGTACCGGGTTATGCGTCATGGAGAAAGCCCTGGACAGGTATTGAAAGTCGGTTTGACTCTCTGGATTCTGTCTACTGCTTTATTCCTTCACTTCGGGATTCGTACAAACACTGGGACAGTAATCCAACTAAACCTATTTGGCAAACTAGATATTGAACTGTTAGTCCGCTCATTGTTATTCACTTTGAGGCGGATATTTACCTTCTCAAGTGGTGGGTACGAGCTCATCCGAGGCGAATTATGGGCCACAACGCTATCAATCGTTGGCGCGTTATTACAAGCCGTATTGATCTTTACTCTTGGTCGGCGGGCAGTTGCTTAA